The following proteins come from a genomic window of Finegoldia magna ATCC 29328:
- a CDS encoding 3-hydroxyacyl-CoA dehydrogenase family protein gives MARKFEKACVIGGGVIGSSFTLLFAMGKMDVVLYNLDENEENKSKKIIEKYVDELIEKNVVSEDKQTIMARIRYTTDEKEAIEFADIVEECIPENYDVKKEFVKVFEKYAKPDCVLCSATSGLLITKIAEDAKHPERIFGAHPYNPPHLIPLIEISQGEKSDPEIADALRELFVKLGKKPIVIRNEVPGFIANRLQAVVLREMMDLVDKGVVSMEDCETALTFGPAIRWAIMGPGQIFELGGGEHGLQGLLDHIGPSMETWLEDAATWTKFTDDIKKKTVDGVHEAIKNRPDEIGNTHETLAKYRDGMLVEILRLHKDFKI, from the coding sequence ATGGCTAGAAAATTTGAAAAGGCCTGTGTCATTGGCGGCGGCGTGATTGGTTCATCGTTTACTTTGCTTTTTGCGATGGGAAAGATGGATGTTGTCTTGTATAATTTGGATGAAAATGAAGAGAACAAATCAAAGAAGATTATCGAAAAATACGTAGACGAATTGATTGAAAAGAATGTCGTTAGTGAAGACAAGCAAACGATAATGGCAAGAATTAGATACACTACCGACGAAAAAGAAGCGATTGAATTTGCAGATATTGTTGAAGAATGTATTCCTGAAAACTACGATGTGAAAAAAGAATTCGTGAAGGTTTTTGAAAAATACGCAAAGCCAGATTGTGTCTTGTGTTCTGCAACATCGGGACTACTTATCACAAAAATTGCAGAAGATGCCAAACATCCCGAAAGAATTTTCGGGGCGCACCCTTACAACCCACCTCATTTGATTCCACTTATTGAGATTTCACAAGGAGAAAAATCAGACCCAGAAATCGCAGATGCTCTTCGTGAATTGTTCGTTAAATTGGGCAAGAAACCCATCGTCATCAGAAATGAAGTTCCAGGTTTTATCGCAAACAGACTTCAAGCTGTGGTGCTTCGTGAAATGATGGATTTGGTGGATAAAGGCGTCGTTAGTATGGAAGATTGCGAAACTGCGTTGACATTTGGTCCTGCAATTCGCTGGGCAATCATGGGTCCAGGACAAATATTTGAACTTGGAGGCGGTGAACACGGACTTCAAGGTCTCTTGGATCATATCGGCCCTTCCATGGAAACTTGGCTAGAAGATGCTGCTACATGGACGAAATTCACAGACGACATCAAGAAGAAAACAGTCGACGGCGTTCACGAAGCAATCAAAAACAGACCCGATGAGATTGGCAACACTCACGAGACACTTGCAAAATATCGTGACGGAATGCTTGTAGAAATACTACGACTACACAAAGATTTTAAGATTTAA
- a CDS encoding TetR/AcrR family transcriptional regulator codes for MPKQTFYNLSEDKRNLIDEVLKDEFSTKPYKDCNVKNIVERLSIARGSFYQYFDDLMDSYFYILDKETKDVHLLFRSVLKKNNNDVSVALDAFGDEVCDVIFEDGEYNLYKFRYLYWNSELEDGWRATKNEYYDIFYDNSDCMKQELVYFMKAIVHSLIERNFKEEWSRDVFIEKYRLHINWLKKGVGHEDC; via the coding sequence ATGCCAAAACAAACTTTTTATAATTTAAGTGAAGATAAAAGAAATTTGATTGATGAGGTTTTGAAGGATGAGTTCTCCACGAAGCCTTACAAGGATTGTAATGTGAAAAATATTGTGGAGAGGCTTTCTATTGCGCGCGGGAGTTTCTACCAATATTTTGATGATTTGATGGATAGTTATTTTTACATTTTGGATAAGGAAACGAAGGATGTGCATTTGCTTTTCAGGTCTGTGTTGAAGAAGAACAACAATGATGTGTCCGTGGCATTGGATGCTTTTGGAGATGAGGTGTGCGATGTGATTTTTGAGGATGGCGAGTATAATTTGTACAAGTTTAGGTATTTGTATTGGAATAGCGAATTGGAAGATGGCTGGAGGGCTACGAAAAACGAGTATTACGATATTTTCTACGATAATTCTGATTGTATGAAACAAGAGCTTGTGTATTTTATGAAGGCGATTGTTCACAGTTTGATTGAGAGAAATTTCAAGGAAGAATGGTCGAGGGATGTTTTCATCGAAAAATACAGGCTTCATATTAATTGGTTGAAGAAGGGAGTAGGACATGAAGATTGTTGA
- a CDS encoding DUF2871 domain-containing protein — protein MKIVESLFDVCYLMIVVAFGVRLLLEKKNGAKLFGIMAMVLGLGDGFHLIPRVISHLSPGGFEAHAAVLSWGQFVTSITMTIFYVLYYHYYRMQSNDTDNVKKWLIYGLAISRIGLVLLPQNNWGTADGNYMFGIYRNIPFLIMGILLVVWSYKKKEILAFKHMWILISLSFLFYVPVVLFSKTVPAIGALMMPKTVAYLLIVWMGFKYFVTDFGANNLFANSITILIIGFIGGVFYREFTKFYAFTDATHLGKVHVHTLVLGFVVSLLMYLLAKDMKDVKSLKKPYEIYLTGLVFTIANMVVIGIYEVVREGLDVIVRAAIDGTSGIGHIVLAVGIVWMFVRAYNLKISE, from the coding sequence ATGAAGATTGTTGAGAGTTTATTTGATGTGTGTTATTTAATGATTGTGGTGGCTTTTGGTGTGAGGTTGTTGTTGGAGAAGAAAAACGGCGCAAAATTATTCGGTATTATGGCGATGGTGCTTGGTCTTGGCGATGGGTTCCATTTGATTCCGAGGGTGATTTCGCATTTGAGTCCCGGAGGGTTCGAGGCGCACGCGGCTGTTTTGTCGTGGGGTCAATTTGTGACGAGTATTACGATGACGATTTTCTACGTGCTTTATTATCATTATTATAGGATGCAAAGTAACGATACGGACAATGTGAAAAAATGGTTGATTTACGGCTTGGCGATTTCAAGGATTGGTCTTGTGTTGTTGCCACAAAATAATTGGGGAACGGCGGACGGAAATTATATGTTTGGCATTTACAGGAATATTCCTTTCTTGATTATGGGAATTTTGCTTGTGGTTTGGTCGTACAAGAAGAAGGAAATCCTCGCGTTCAAACACATGTGGATTTTGATTTCGTTGTCGTTTTTGTTCTACGTTCCTGTTGTGTTGTTCAGCAAGACTGTCCCTGCGATTGGCGCTTTGATGATGCCAAAAACCGTGGCGTATTTGTTGATTGTGTGGATGGGTTTCAAATATTTCGTTACTGATTTCGGGGCAAATAATTTGTTCGCAAATTCAATTACGATTTTAATTATTGGGTTTATCGGTGGCGTGTTCTATCGTGAATTTACGAAATTTTACGCATTTACCGATGCAACTCATCTCGGCAAAGTTCACGTTCACACTTTGGTTTTGGGATTTGTCGTTAGTTTGTTGATGTATTTGTTGGCAAAAGATATGAAAGATGTGAAATCTTTGAAGAAACCTTATGAAATTTATCTGACAGGTCTTGTGTTCACAATCGCAAATATGGTTGTGATTGGAATTTACGAGGTCGTTCGTGAGGGATTGGATGTGATTGTGCGTGCGGCAATCGATGGTACTTCTGGCATCGGCCACATTGTCCTAGCAGTTGGAATTGTGTGGATGTTTGTGAGGGCATATAATTTGAAAATATCAGAATGA
- a CDS encoding GNAT family N-acetyltransferase, with protein sequence MEIGIVIYDENYWNKSIGTKALKLWTSEVFNDNPQIEHLGLTTFSGNPRMMKAAEKIGFTQEARIRKVRYWNGTYYDSMKYGVTREEWEKLSQK encoded by the coding sequence ATGGAAATAGGAATTGTGATTTACGACGAAAATTACTGGAACAAATCCATAGGAACGAAGGCCCTCAAATTGTGGACAAGCGAAGTGTTCAATGATAACCCACAAATCGAACATCTAGGACTGACTACTTTTAGCGGCAATCCTAGAATGATGAAGGCTGCAGAAAAAATCGGATTCACACAAGAGGCAAGAATCAGGAAAGTTCGCTATTGGAACGGCACATACTATGATAGTATGAAATACGGCGTCACACGTGAAGAGTGGGAAAAATTATCTCAGAAATAA